TAAAATGTTTTTTATCGTTAATGCCATCGATCTCGCCAAAAATGATGAAGAAAAGAATGAAGTCATAGAATATGTTCAAAGTCAGTTGATTCACTATGGGATTCGCTTCCCGAGGATTTTCGGGGTTTCGTCCTTACTGGCCCTGGAAAAACAGGAGGAACCATCAACTGGCATGGAAAACTTCAAACAAGAATTCGATTCCTTCATACGGCATGAACTCGTCAGCATGAGTGTGGATTCTGCCATAAATGAATGGGAGAAAGGCATCAAACGGTTCAAGAATTATATTGAAGCCGCTTCAAGTGACCATTGGAGTAAACAACACCGCATCCATGAGCTGAAGCAAGCGAAATCCGCAGTGAAGGAATTACTGGATGCAAGAACATCAGACAACATGGAAGCTGAAGTGCAACAGGAACTGGATGAGTTGATCTATTACTTGAAACAACGAGTTTTCTTCAGGCTCTCTGATTTTTATAAAGAGGCTTTCCATTCAGGACTATTTATGAATGAGCCGAACGCTGTCAAGGCGCTGCAAAGCGGATTGAAAGAATATATTACAAGTGTCGGATTTGATTTATCCCAGGAACTGAGAGCGACTTCTTTGAGGATACAGCAATTTATCGGAAAGCAGCTGCAGATCTTGTGGGATGAATTGGAAGCAGCCATACAAGAAAAGGAGGAAGAGATTATGCTTTCTTCGCCTGATTATAAATTTGAAGAAGCAATCGAGTTTGAACAGGCATTTAAGGATATCAATCTCGATCGATTTAAAGACGCTTTTTCCACTTTCAAGAATCCTAAACAATTTCTTGAAAAGGGTGGAAAAAAAGAAATTCAGGAGGAGCTGGAAAAGAAACTCCATGACCCTGCTGATGAATATTTAATACATGAAAAACAAAGGTTGGAAGACTGGAATGGAGAAAATCTTAAACTGAAATTCATGAAATTAAAAGAAGAAGCAATAGCACAAGCTTTTGAACAAATCGATTCGAACATCGAAGCGCTGAGTAACGTGCAGGATATTGATAAACTTCGCAGCGAACTTAAATGGCTTGAAGAGGAAACAATCTAATACCTTAGGAGAGGGTGAACGTGATGACGGACAATCCATTTCACTGCTGTGCCACCTGCATCCACATCCGGGCCGATAAATCCAGTCACAATTCAAAGACCACTTATTTTTGTTCCCGCCTGGGTTATGAAACTAAAACTTCGTATCAATTTTCGTGCTGGGATCCAAAGGAAACGGTAAAGGATTTGATGAAAAAGAGGGGGATATCTTAATGCGTTTTATTAAAAGTGTGGACTGGTTAAAGAAGCATCTGAACGATCGAAATGTGAGAGTGATCGACTGCAGTTTTTCTTTGGGTGATCCTTCAGCCGGTAAGACATCTTACTTGAAGGAGCATATTCCAGGCGCGGTATATTTTGACCTTGAAAAGGATTTATCCGGGCATGTAAAAGAACACGGAGGCCGCCATCCCCTTCCCAATATGAAAAACCTCCTCAGAAAAGTTGAAAATGCAGGCATCGACAATCAATCCGCTATCATCGCCTACGATCAGGGTGAAGGTGCTTTTGCCAGCAGATGCTGGTGGCTGTTTCGATATTTGGGACATGAGAATGTGTTTGTCTTGAACGGTGGATTTAAAGCCTGGAAGGAAAGGGGATTCGAAACTCAAGCATCTATTCCTGAATATGGTGAAAAGAGTTATACCCCATCATTCAATGAAGACATGCTCGCATCTTTAGGGGAAGTGGAACGCATATCAGAAGGAGAGAGCCAGGCGGTTTTACTCGATTCCCGCAGTGAAGAACGCTTTCTGGGTCTGGAGGAGCCGATCGATCGGATTCCAGGACATATCCCAAAAGCAATCAATGCTCCTTGGACGCAGTGTATACACAAAGGATTCTTCCGGGATACAGATGTACAGAATCAGCGATTTGCAAACCTTGACAGAAATAGTCCCATCATTGTGTATTGCGGCTCAGGCGTGACTGCGACACCTAACATCATCGCACTCTTGGAAGCGGGATTCCATGATGTGAAATTGTACGCCGGAAGCTACAGCGACTGGGTATCATATGAACATCATAAAGTGGACAAGCAGCAATGACGGAACAAGCCTGTGAACTTACAGGCTTGTTTTCTTTTCCAATTGGGAGAGAAAGAAAATATGTTATACTTTTAAAGGATTGCTTTTTACTGAAGTAAGTATAAGTCGGACTAATTTGTAACAGGCAGGAGTGGATGAAATGAGAAAAGAAGAACACATATTACTGATAGATGGGATGGCACTATTATTCCGTTCATTTTTTGCTACAGCTGTAACAGGTCAATTTATGATGAATTCCAAAGGGCTGCCGACCAACGGTGTACAAGGTTTCATGAAGCACCTCCTGATGGCGGTCGATCATGTCAATCCGTCCCATATACTGGTTTGCTGGGATATGGGAAGTCAGACGTTCCGGAATGAGGTTTATACCGATTATAAATCCAATCGTAATGCTCCTCCGGTTGAGCTTATTCCCCAATTTGATCTCGCTAAAGAAGTGGCGGAAGGATTTAATTTGGTGAATGTGGGTGTGCCGGGTTTTGAAGCTGATGACTGTATCGGTACTCTGGCAAAGGCACATCACAGGGAACGTAAGGTAACGGTCCTCAGCGGTGATCAGGATTTGCTTCAACTCCTTGATGAAAACATTGAGATCATGTTATTGAAAAAAGGGTTTGGAAATTATCAGATATACACTAAAGACCTGTTCATAGAAGAACGCGGAATTACGCCAACCCAGTTTATTGATGTGAAAGCATTGATGGGTGATTCCAGCGACGGTTATCCAGGAGTGAAGGGAATAGGAGAGAAAACAGCTGTTAAGCTGATACAGGAATACAATGATATTAAGGGAATCTTAGAAAACCTTGATAAATTAACATCTTCTCAGCGAAAGAAAATCGAAACAGATCTGGATATGCTGAATGTCTCAAGAAAATTAGCCGAGATCCATTGTGAGGTCCCGCTTTCTCTTTCGATCGAAAACGCCGCGTGGAGTCATGTATCGCATACTTCTATATCGTATATCGAAGAACTGGAATTAAAGGTGTTAAGAAGGTTCCTCTTAAGCGCAGAGACTTTAACAGCATCCAGTTAAATAAACAAAGAGTCAGGTTGCGGCCTGGCTCTTTGTTTAAATGGAAAAGGGACAGTGGACTATTTTGTATTCAGCTTTTTGGCTGCATTCTCCAACTTGCTCTTAGGTTCCTGCGCAAATTCTGTATCCGCGGCATGACCCTGTGGATTGACACTGCCTGCTATTTTACCTTTATTTTTATTATTATTTTTGCTCATTTAATCGCCTCCTGTAAAAAGATACATACATCATTTATTTTGCGTGTTGTTCCATAAAATATCCCATGTAAAAAGGAATTTTAGGACAGACTATTGATAAGGGAGGTGTATAGGTGTGAATAAAGGTATACTGACAGCGTTATTGAGTATCTTTTTGGCTCAGGGCTTCAAGATTCCGCTTCATTATATAAAAAAGAAGGAATGGAAACCTGAACTGTTTTTCCAGACAGGGGGAATGCCCAGCTCACACAGTGCCGGAGTTGCTTCTTTAACCACTTTTATTGCATTGAAAAAAGGAGTCAAAACAATTGATTTTGCTCTTTCCTTTGTCTTCGGCTTAATCGTCATGTATGATGCGCAGGGGATAAGGAGGCAGACTGGTGAATTGACTCTTAAAGTGAATAGTCTGGATGAGCTTGTCAGAAAAGCACATGAGAAAGAATCGGTCGAATTTGAAGAAAAGAAACCTAAACGCCTTAAAGAAATGCTGGGACATCAGCCTCAAGAGGTGGTAGGGGGAGCACTTCTTGGATTGATAATGGGGACTTTAGGTTTTTTGATATCAAAAAAAGATAGGCAAAGAAAAAGATTTTTTGTAAGAGAAAGAAGACAACGCTGTATGTAGGGTGAGGAGAAAAGTGAAAAAAACAACTGAAGATTTTCTCATTGATTTGGAAAACAGGGGATTTAAGTTTCAGGAAGATGCAATTGGATTTATTTATTTCGGAAAAAAATATACAGATGCATCTGATGAATTGGTCAATAGCGCAATCGAGATTACATTAAAAGCTCAAAAGCAGTTTGACTCAAGCTTTTATATGTCTATATTAGAGCGTCTTCATTCCCAGAAAATCAGCTCAAGGAAAGAAGCGTTACGCTGGATGGTCCATCAAGGACTTGCCTGACAAAAGGCTGCTTTATAACTTTATTTTATTTTGCAGTCTTGCACGGAATGGGCAGCCGTTGTTAAACAGAATCAAAAAAAAGGAGTGCCGATCAGGCCTCCTTTTTACATGAAATGCATGATACTCTAAAAAAACATTTAATTTAAATGAATAGCTTTCCTGGCAAGCTCATCGGCCATTTTGTTTTCTTTACTCGGCACCCATTTAATGAAAAACAGGGGGAGTTTCTCCGAAAGATCCAATATTTCCTTTAAAACAGATTTATAAGCGGAACTCTTTACAAACTCTTTTTCGACGGCTTGCACAAGAGCTTGTGAGTCACTGCGTATCCAAACCGTTTCTGCGTTATGTTCGATGCAGATTTCCAACGCCTTCTTACATGCAGTGAATTCAGCTAGATGATTGTCCATTTCACCCAGCGGTATAGAAAAATGTTTCAGCACCCCGTGTTGTTTGAGAACGATTCCAGCCCCGCTTGGGCCGGGATTGCCTGCACTGGCCCCATCTATATTTACTTCAAGCATCAATGCCACCTCTCCTTATGAATGTTTTAATTTATATCTTTAGGGAATCGTTTAGCTAGATATCCAAAGGGTGTATCCAATAAAGAAATCAGCCATTTTAATAAATATGTTGTGATGAATATTTCCAGCCAGATATCAAAAGGATACGTACCCAGGAAAGCAATGCTGGTGAATACAAGGGTATCCAGAAGCTGACTGATCATGGTGCTTCCATTGTTGCGTATCCAGAACTGCGCGTCTGTCGGGAACTTTTTCTTTAAATATGAAAAAATATATACATCTGCAAATTGACTTACCAAATAAGCAGCCAGACTCCCCAGCGCTATCCTCGGAATCAAACCGAAAATGGTCGATAATGCTTCCTGGGCAAAATCTTCTGGATGTGGTTGAAAAACCAGGACCAGCTGCATAATAATAGTCATAATGATCAAAGTGAAGAAGCCCAACCAAACCGCTTTTTGTGCTTCTTTTTTTCCGTAACGCTCATTTAATATATCTGTGACCAGGAAAGTCGATCCGTACATGGCGTTGCCTAATGTAGCGGTTAAACCAAATATCTCAATGGTTTTTACTACTTGAAGGTTGGCCAGGATAGTTGAGATGCCTATCCATACGAATAGTCCCGTCCGTCCGAACATTCTATACATAATGAGTAACAGTGTAAATGTGACGAGGACAAACAAGAGACCAAACCAAATATTAAACATGAGAAACCCCCTCGTAAGAACAATAATCTCCATTATACAAATAAAAGAAACGTTGAACAATAACGACTCCGGATGAAAGAGAGAGTGATCACGTTGAAAATGAAGCTTAAGTTCAAGTATGCAAGTAAAACCAGCAGCGATATTTGGTTTGAATCTACATGGTTTTCAAGGAAGGAAACGTCGATTCACGTTGATGATTTAATGAAAACGGGAAGGGTCATCGACCTTGAGATCATCGATGAAATGGAAAATTCCTGGACCAGGAAAGAATTTATCAAGTTGAATCAGGAATTAGATAAAGAACCTGAAAATATCGTCGTCTACTTCGATGGCGGATTTGATAAAGCTAATGCAATCTCCGGTATCGGGATGGTCGTTTATTATGACAAAGGGGATGAGCGTTTCAGGATCCGTAAAAATGAAAAACTTGAAGAGCTGGAGAATAATAACGAAGCGGAGTATGCCGCTTTGCATAATGCCCTTCTACTACTTGAAGAGATTGGTGTGAAACATGCCCCTTGTACCATCAAAGGAGATTCGCAAGTGGTATTGAAGCAGCTTGAAGGGGAATGGCCGTGCTTTGATGAAGGTTTAAATAGGTGGCTTGACCGAATAGAAGCTCTCATCGATAAGCTGAAGTTGAATATAACAACAGATATTTTAGGCCGGAATGATAACAAGGAAGCGGATAAGCTCGCTAACCAGGCTCTATTGGGTACAGAAGTGCACAGTCACAAAAGGCTAGAATAATTTAACCCTTTATAATATATTCTATAAATACAAACAAAACGAAAGATGGAAGAAGTTTAGGAGTGATGAAATGGAACGCAGACAAGTAGTTGATAAAGTGGATGAGCTAATCGACACCTATTGCAGCGACTGCTTGCTTAAAGCATATTTTCGAAAAGAATTCGGCAAAGCCCGTGCCCATCGTTTTTGTATCGAACAATGTACAGTGGGGGAACAAATTAAGTTTTACGGCGATAAATTAAAGTGATGAATCATTAACATCAGGGAAGAAAAGAAAAAGCGGACGATTAACATCGTCCGCTTTTTTATTCATATATGGGTTTGATTATAATTTAACTACGTTAGCAGCTTGAGGTCCGCGGTTACCTTCAACAATTTCGAAAGAAACTTCTTGACCTTCTTCTAAAGATTTGAAACCTTCACCTTGAATTGCTGAGAAATGTACGAATACATCGTCTCCGCCTTCTACTTCAATAAAGCCGAATCCTTTTTCGTTGTTGAACCATTTTACTTTACCATTTTGCATATTCTTCTAATCCTCCTAAATCGATCAAGCACTGTTGTGCTTCTGGAAAATATTTATCATGAAATGTTGACTCCCACTGCCTAAGCACTAAAAATCAAACCACTTCAGTGATGTCTTTACTATACAATATGAGGATTTTAGAGTCAACATCCCCAAAATTTATTTTGCGTAAATTTTTAAAAAATTATTTTGTGTCAAAGAAAATAAGCATTCCAACGTTTAAGAATAGTGAATAATTCAAAAAATTTTCTTCATATCGGTTGACAGAAATTGAATAAGGAAATAAAATTTGCACTAAGGAAACTTTTATTGCACTAGCGAAAATTTATAACTTAATTAAAAATAAGTTGCTTATGTAAAAAAAGGTGAACATATATAAACTTCCTGAATAGGTTAGAGGTAGCGAAATAAATAATCGAGATGAACAATGAGAGAGGAGATTGAACATGAACAAAAGATTGATGGTGCTTATCGGAATGATCCTTATTCTAATGGGAGGACTGATCCTTGCTGGATGCGGAACGACAGCTGGTAAACAATCGAACGATAAAATTGTGGTTACTACAACAATCGGCCAAATCGGGGACGCTGTAAAGAATATTGGAGGAGACCACGTAGAAGTTCACAGTTTAATGGGACCTGGTGTCGACCCTCACTTATATAAAGCGAAGCAATCTGATATCGGGAAGCTTCAAGAGGCAGATATCATTTTTTACAGCGGTCTTCATTTAGAAGGGAAGATGCTTGAAATATTTGAAAAAATGAATAAGGAAAAACCCACATACGCGATAGCAGACAGCATCCCTAAGGATAAGCTGAGAAAAGATGCAGCAAACAATACAGCGATGGACCCGCATGTCTGGTTTGATATTGATTTATGGAAGATAGCATTGGAGCAAGTACGTGACGGATTGATCGAGAAAGATCCTGAAAACAAAGAGGACTATATTAAAAATACTGAAAGGTACTTTGCGGAATTAGATGAGCTCAGAGCATATGCTGAAAAAGAAATGTCCACCATTCCAGAAGAGCAAAGAGTTCTGGTTACAGCTCACGATGCATTCAACTATTTTGGTGCAAAGTATGATTTGCAAGTCATGGGATTGCAAGGTTTAAGTACAGATGCAGAATATGGTCTGGCAGATGTACAATCGCTTGTAAATACACTTGTGGATAGAAATATCAAAGCAGTATTTGTGGAATCAAGCATCTCGGAAAAATCGATCAATGCGGTAATAGCAGGTGCAAACGATAAAGGACATGAAGTGAGTATCGGCGGGG
This Bacillus sp. Marseille-Q1617 DNA region includes the following protein-coding sequences:
- a CDS encoding metal ABC transporter solute-binding protein, Zn/Mn family; the encoded protein is MNKRLMVLIGMILILMGGLILAGCGTTAGKQSNDKIVVTTTIGQIGDAVKNIGGDHVEVHSLMGPGVDPHLYKAKQSDIGKLQEADIIFYSGLHLEGKMLEIFEKMNKEKPTYAIADSIPKDKLRKDAANNTAMDPHVWFDIDLWKIALEQVRDGLIEKDPENKEDYIKNTERYFAELDELRAYAEKEMSTIPEEQRVLVTAHDAFNYFGAKYDLQVMGLQGLSTDAEYGLADVQSLVNTLVDRNIKAVFVESSISEKSINAVIAGANDKGHEVSIGGELFSDAMGKEGTEEGTYIGMYRHNVDTIVDALK
- a CDS encoding sulfurtransferase, encoding MRFIKSVDWLKKHLNDRNVRVIDCSFSLGDPSAGKTSYLKEHIPGAVYFDLEKDLSGHVKEHGGRHPLPNMKNLLRKVENAGIDNQSAIIAYDQGEGAFASRCWWLFRYLGHENVFVLNGGFKAWKERGFETQASIPEYGEKSYTPSFNEDMLASLGEVERISEGESQAVLLDSRSEERFLGLEEPIDRIPGHIPKAINAPWTQCIHKGFFRDTDVQNQRFANLDRNSPIIVYCGSGVTATPNIIALLEAGFHDVKLYAGSYSDWVSYEHHKVDKQQ
- a CDS encoding reverse transcriptase-like protein, with amino-acid sequence MLEVNIDGASAGNPGPSGAGIVLKQHGVLKHFSIPLGEMDNHLAEFTACKKALEICIEHNAETVWIRSDSQALVQAVEKEFVKSSAYKSVLKEILDLSEKLPLFFIKWVPSKENKMADELARKAIHLN
- a CDS encoding divergent PAP2 family protein, with protein sequence MNKGILTALLSIFLAQGFKIPLHYIKKKEWKPELFFQTGGMPSSHSAGVASLTTFIALKKGVKTIDFALSFVFGLIVMYDAQGIRRQTGELTLKVNSLDELVRKAHEKESVEFEEKKPKRLKEMLGHQPQEVVGGALLGLIMGTLGFLISKKDRQRKRFFVRERRQRCM
- a CDS encoding DUF6123 family protein is translated as MKKTTEDFLIDLENRGFKFQEDAIGFIYFGKKYTDASDELVNSAIEITLKAQKQFDSSFYMSILERLHSQKISSRKEALRWMVHQGLA
- a CDS encoding queuosine precursor transporter, producing MFNIWFGLLFVLVTFTLLLIMYRMFGRTGLFVWIGISTILANLQVVKTIEIFGLTATLGNAMYGSTFLVTDILNERYGKKEAQKAVWLGFFTLIIMTIIMQLVLVFQPHPEDFAQEALSTIFGLIPRIALGSLAAYLVSQFADVYIFSYLKKKFPTDAQFWIRNNGSTMISQLLDTLVFTSIAFLGTYPFDIWLEIFITTYLLKWLISLLDTPFGYLAKRFPKDIN
- a CDS encoding 5'-3' exonuclease H3TH domain-containing protein, producing MRKEEHILLIDGMALLFRSFFATAVTGQFMMNSKGLPTNGVQGFMKHLLMAVDHVNPSHILVCWDMGSQTFRNEVYTDYKSNRNAPPVELIPQFDLAKEVAEGFNLVNVGVPGFEADDCIGTLAKAHHRERKVTVLSGDQDLLQLLDENIEIMLLKKGFGNYQIYTKDLFIEERGITPTQFIDVKALMGDSSDGYPGVKGIGEKTAVKLIQEYNDIKGILENLDKLTSSQRKKIETDLDMLNVSRKLAEIHCEVPLSLSIENAAWSHVSHTSISYIEELELKVLRRFLLSAETLTASS
- the cspD gene encoding cold-shock protein CspD; the protein is MQNGKVKWFNNEKGFGFIEVEGGDDVFVHFSAIQGEGFKSLEEGQEVSFEIVEGNRGPQAANVVKL
- a CDS encoding zinc-finger domain-containing protein yields the protein MERRQVVDKVDELIDTYCSDCLLKAYFRKEFGKARAHRFCIEQCTVGEQIKFYGDKLK
- the sspL gene encoding small, acid-soluble spore protein L, with amino-acid sequence MSKNNNKNKGKIAGSVNPQGHAADTEFAQEPKSKLENAAKKLNTK
- a CDS encoding reverse transcriptase-like protein codes for the protein MKLKFKYASKTSSDIWFESTWFSRKETSIHVDDLMKTGRVIDLEIIDEMENSWTRKEFIKLNQELDKEPENIVVYFDGGFDKANAISGIGMVVYYDKGDERFRIRKNEKLEELENNNEAEYAALHNALLLLEEIGVKHAPCTIKGDSQVVLKQLEGEWPCFDEGLNRWLDRIEALIDKLKLNITTDILGRNDNKEADKLANQALLGTEVHSHKRLE